TGGCCAGCCCGATACCGCTCGATCCGCCCGTGACGAGCGCGGTCCTGTTGTCCGACATGTCAGCTCTCCCGCCTGATTAAACCTTTCCGAGTCAACTTCGCAGGCGCCGCTAGGAACCCGGTCGAGCACGAGGTGATCCCTCACAGCACTTCCAGGACCGCGACCGTCCAGCTGAAGCCGGCGCCGATGCCGACGAGGACGCACGTCTGGCCCGGGTGCAAGAGGCCGGTGTCGACGAGGTGGGCGAGGCCGGCGAACTGGTCACCGGCCCCGAGGTGCCCCACCCGTGTGCTCCACGGCCACGTCGTCCGCTCGGGGTCGATGCCGAACGGGCCGAAGTACTGCGCCGACATCCGGGTGCGGCCCAGGTTGGGCAGGACGAACCAGTCGATGTCGGCCAACTTCACGCCCGCTCGCGCTGTCGCCTGGTCGAACGCCTCGCGCTGACCGGACTCGATCCGCTTGAGCAGCGCCTCCAGCCCGATCTCCTGGACCAGCGCGGAACTGGTGGCGCTCAGATCGATCGGCATCCCGGTCGCGAAGGGAGCGTCGGCGAACGGGGCGTCGCCGCGACCGCCGCGCTCCAGGCCCGGATCGGACACCGTGACGAGACCTCGGATCCTGGCGAACCCGCCGCGAGTGGAGAGGACCAGCGCGGCGCCGCCGTCCCCGCAGATCGTGCTGGGATCACTGCGCCACCGGTCGAACCCCGGCATGCAGAAGCGGTCGGCCGTGGTGAGCAGGGCGGCGAATCGGCCGGGGTCCGCCTCGAGGTAGGCAGCGGCGAGTTGCAGCGCGGCCATGCCGCCGTTGGACATCTGCCGGACTTCCATAGCGGGACAACGGTTACCCACGGAGAACCGTTGCACGTAAGAAGCGGGTGCCCACATGTCGTGGCCTTGGAAGTACGCGCTGGCGTGCAGGACCAGGCTGATGTCGTCCGGGGAGCAGCCGGACCGGTCGAGCGCGGACCGAGCGGCCAGCACGGCCATCTCGGGCGCCGACTCCCGCGTCGAGACGCGGACCGACTCGATCCCGGTGTTCCACACCAGGATCCGTTCTGCCAGCCCCGCTTGTTCGGCTTCGTCCAGGGTCATCGGGTTC
This is a stretch of genomic DNA from Saccharothrix ecbatanensis. It encodes these proteins:
- a CDS encoding ketoacyl-ACP synthase III family protein, with translation MVLYVAGAASWLPNPMTLDEAEQAGLAERILVWNTGIESVRVSTRESAPEMAVLAARSALDRSGCSPDDISLVLHASAYFQGHDMWAPASYVQRFSVGNRCPAMEVRQMSNGGMAALQLAAAYLEADPGRFAALLTTADRFCMPGFDRWRSDPSTICGDGGAALVLSTRGGFARIRGLVTVSDPGLERGGRGDAPFADAPFATGMPIDLSATSSALVQEIGLEALLKRIESGQREAFDQATARAGVKLADIDWFVLPNLGRTRMSAQYFGPFGIDPERTTWPWSTRVGHLGAGDQFAGLAHLVDTGLLHPGQTCVLVGIGAGFSWTVAVLEVL